The Bacillota bacterium LX-D genome includes a region encoding these proteins:
- a CDS encoding prephenate dehydrogenase, whose translation MVNKAVVIGLGLIGGSLAMAMKQSCFVKQIVGIDTNENSIAEGIKLGIIDEGTKHLTAGVNGADLVILATPVGQIIPIAERISPYLPPGCVITDVGSCKSLLVSPLENIYGAQKHYIGGHPMAGSERAGIEAATPFLFENAVYVLTPTKNTNKQALHTMESLIKAIGANKINLDPHKHDYIVAAVSHLPHIIAANLVNTVGELAKEEQLTLMLAASGFKDTTRIAMGDITMWRDICLSNRKMLKKMLTLFRQQLDEFEKVIDEENKSLLADLLGRAQTLRKQIPSKAKGLLPSIYELEVIIPDRSGMLAEITNILAVNNINIIDIEILRVREALGGTVRIGFADEKELTSALEVLKQQNFQAMRR comes from the coding sequence ATGGTTAATAAAGCTGTTGTTATTGGCCTGGGTTTAATTGGCGGTTCACTGGCTATGGCTATGAAACAGTCATGTTTTGTTAAACAAATCGTTGGTATTGATACAAATGAAAACAGCATTGCAGAAGGAATAAAACTAGGAATAATAGATGAGGGTACAAAGCATCTTACTGCAGGGGTTAATGGTGCTGATCTAGTTATTTTAGCAACGCCAGTTGGGCAAATCATTCCTATAGCCGAAAGAATTTCACCTTATCTACCACCAGGCTGTGTTATAACTGACGTGGGAAGCTGTAAATCCTTATTAGTCTCACCCTTAGAGAATATTTACGGTGCCCAAAAGCACTATATAGGTGGGCATCCCATGGCTGGTTCAGAACGAGCAGGGATCGAAGCAGCAACCCCTTTTTTATTTGAGAATGCTGTTTATGTTTTGACACCAACTAAAAATACTAACAAGCAAGCATTGCATACCATGGAATCTCTGATTAAAGCTATAGGTGCAAATAAAATTAACTTAGATCCCCATAAACATGATTACATAGTAGCGGCAGTAAGTCATTTACCACATATCATAGCTGCCAATTTAGTAAATACAGTGGGAGAATTGGCCAAGGAGGAGCAGTTAACCTTAATGTTGGCTGCAAGCGGGTTTAAAGATACAACCCGTATTGCTATGGGCGATATAACAATGTGGCGCGATATTTGTTTATCCAACAGAAAAATGCTTAAAAAGATGCTTACATTATTCCGCCAACAATTAGATGAATTTGAAAAAGTAATTGACGAAGAGAATAAATCCTTGCTAGCCGACTTATTAGGACGTGCCCAAACCTTAAGAAAACAAATACCTAGTAAAGCAAAGGGTCTTTTGCCCAGTATTTATGAATTGGAAGTGATTATTCCTGATCGGTCAGGTATGTTAGCTGAAATAACAAATATACTTGCTGTTAATAATATAAATATTATCGATATTGAAATTTTACGTGTAAGAGAGGCTTTAGGAGGTACAGTAAGAATTGGCTTTGCAGATGAAAAAGAGCTGACTTCAGCACTTGAAGTTTTAAAGCAACAAAATTTTCAGGCAATGAGGCGGTGA
- the aroA gene encoding 3-phosphoshikimate 1-carboxyvinyltransferase, which translates to MLRQISAVQALKGEISVPGDKSISHRALIIGALAQGKTEIHGFLPGADCLSTLNCLRQMGIEIELINNTTLIVNGSGLYGLKEPNDCLDAGNSGTTARLLLGILAGQNFFTVLTGDGSLRSRPMSRVIQPLQTMGAQIFGRNNNKLLPAVVLGQKKLKGITYNSSIASAQLKSALLLAGLYAEEPTTIFEPSRSRDHSERMLKSFGVSIDIHNNVVTINPSSKLEAGKILIPGDISSAAFFIVAGLIVPNSEIMIKNVGINPTRSGIITILKEMGGNISILNERKMGEEPVADLLVKSSELRGTEIKGDIIPTLIDEIPVLAVAGLFAQGETIISDAAELRVKESDRIAVMAKELNKIGGHVTELPDGLNIKGDQELHGARCSSHHDHRIAMSLAIAGLRTGNLEIEDYECIDISYPNFFSDLNMLMNN; encoded by the coding sequence ATGCTAAGACAAATAAGTGCTGTTCAGGCCCTGAAGGGTGAAATATCCGTACCAGGCGATAAATCCATTTCTCACAGAGCGTTAATAATAGGTGCTTTAGCCCAAGGGAAAACTGAAATTCATGGTTTTTTACCGGGAGCAGATTGTTTAAGTACCTTAAATTGTTTGCGTCAAATGGGTATTGAAATTGAATTAATTAATAACACTACCTTAATTGTAAATGGCTCCGGATTATATGGTTTGAAAGAACCTAATGATTGCTTAGACGCAGGTAATTCAGGTACAACAGCACGTCTATTATTAGGCATTCTAGCAGGACAAAATTTCTTCACTGTGCTTACAGGAGACGGCTCTTTACGCTCTCGTCCCATGTCAAGGGTAATTCAACCATTACAAACTATGGGAGCTCAAATATTTGGACGTAATAATAATAAGCTTTTGCCAGCTGTAGTCTTAGGTCAGAAAAAGTTAAAAGGTATTACATATAATTCATCTATTGCTAGCGCCCAACTTAAATCTGCATTACTTTTAGCTGGTTTATATGCTGAAGAACCTACGACAATATTTGAACCATCCAGATCAAGAGATCATAGCGAAAGAATGCTAAAGTCGTTTGGAGTTTCAATAGATATCCATAATAACGTGGTGACTATTAATCCTTCTTCTAAGTTAGAGGCTGGTAAAATTTTAATTCCTGGAGATATTTCCTCTGCTGCTTTCTTTATAGTTGCCGGCTTAATTGTGCCTAATTCAGAAATCATGATAAAAAACGTAGGAATAAATCCAACAAGATCTGGAATTATTACAATTTTGAAGGAAATGGGTGGAAATATCTCAATTCTAAACGAAAGAAAGATGGGGGAAGAGCCTGTAGCTGATCTTTTAGTTAAAAGTTCCGAGTTAAGAGGAACTGAGATTAAAGGAGATATTATCCCCACATTAATTGATGAAATTCCAGTTCTAGCAGTGGCCGGTCTTTTTGCTCAAGGTGAAACTATAATTTCAGATGCAGCTGAGCTTCGGGTTAAGGAATCTGACCGAATTGCTGTAATGGCCAAAGAATTAAATAAAATTGGAGGACATGTTACAGAACTTCCTGATGGTTTAAATATAAAAGGAGACCAAGAGCTACACGGTGCTCGTTGTTCTTCCCATCATGACCATAGAATCGCCATGTCTTTAGCCATTGCAGGCTTAAGAACTGGTAACTTAGAAATAGAGGATTACGAATGTATTGATATCTCATACCCTAACTTCTTTTCCGATCTTAATATGTTAATGAATAATTGA
- the cmk gene encoding (d)CMP kinase — translation MLKKGNIAIDGPAGAGKSTVAKLIAKKLGYLYVDTGAMYRALAWKALQEKFSYQDVKNIIKLAQKTEIVLTKSKHTSAQKVFCDGFDVTEEIRTPEVSEFVSQIAQIPEVREVFLHQQRKFAKDGNVVMDGRDIGSNVLPDAAHKFFLTASLEERTKRRYNELKCKGYNLTMEQIRQDIARRDQLDSKRKAAPLVKALDAVEIDTSNLSPRQVASVIENIIKGESYDL, via the coding sequence ATGTTAAAAAAAGGTAATATAGCCATAGATGGACCTGCGGGAGCAGGCAAAAGTACGGTAGCTAAGCTTATAGCAAAAAAATTAGGTTACTTATATGTTGATACAGGGGCAATGTATAGAGCATTAGCATGGAAAGCATTGCAGGAAAAGTTTAGTTACCAAGATGTTAAAAACATAATAAAGCTTGCCCAAAAAACAGAAATCGTTCTTACTAAAAGTAAGCACACAAGTGCCCAAAAAGTATTTTGTGATGGTTTTGATGTGACGGAAGAGATAAGAACGCCTGAAGTATCTGAGTTTGTTTCTCAAATTGCCCAGATTCCAGAAGTTAGGGAGGTATTTTTGCATCAGCAAAGGAAGTTTGCTAAGGATGGTAACGTAGTTATGGATGGGCGAGATATTGGTAGCAATGTTTTGCCAGATGCTGCACATAAGTTCTTTTTAACCGCTTCATTGGAAGAAAGAACCAAAAGGAGATATAATGAGCTAAAATGCAAAGGCTATAATCTAACTATGGAACAAATTAGACAAGATATTGCTAGGCGAGACCAATTAGACAGTAAACGAAAGGCCGCGCCTTTAGTAAAAGCACTAGATGCAGTAGAAATTGATACAAGCAACCTCTCCCCACGGCAAGTAGCATCTGTTATAGAAAATATAATTAAGGGTGAGAGTTATGATTTATAA
- a CDS encoding lysophospholipid acyltransferase family protein — MIYNLIKKFFCFLFNYICHWEVKGKQNFPQQGPVLVLANHRSLWDPIAVAASLDRPVHFMAKEELFKVPLLGMLLKVVGTFPVKRQKSDRAALKTALQVLHNQEVLGMFPEGTRSNSYELLPFHSGAALIALRTGAPILPVACIGTKNIWEKGAFHSFKVIIGEVIYLNEHVIMDGTEIDQGTQLLQDTISAMLKSVEGN, encoded by the coding sequence ATGATTTATAATTTAATTAAAAAATTTTTTTGCTTTCTTTTTAATTATATTTGTCATTGGGAAGTGAAGGGCAAACAAAACTTTCCGCAACAGGGACCAGTTTTAGTTTTAGCAAATCATAGAAGTTTGTGGGATCCCATAGCAGTAGCAGCATCTTTAGATAGGCCAGTTCATTTTATGGCGAAAGAGGAACTATTTAAAGTTCCTCTTTTAGGCATGCTGCTGAAAGTAGTTGGTACTTTTCCGGTGAAACGTCAAAAATCTGACCGTGCTGCCTTAAAAACAGCACTACAAGTGTTGCATAACCAGGAAGTCCTAGGTATGTTCCCAGAAGGAACTAGAAGTAACAGCTATGAATTACTTCCTTTTCACTCTGGAGCAGCTTTGATTGCTTTGCGTACGGGAGCACCCATACTGCCAGTAGCATGCATTGGTACTAAAAATATTTGGGAAAAAGGCGCATTTCATTCTTTTAAAGTAATAATTGGAGAAGTCATATATTTAAATGAACATGTCATAATGGATGGTACAGAAATTGACCAAGGTACCCAATTATTACAGGATACTATCTCTGCTATGCTTAAATCTGTTGAAGGTAATTAA
- a CDS encoding bifunctional 4-hydroxy-3-methylbut-2-enyl diphosphate reductase/30S ribosomal protein S1 — translation MLHIIVAKKSGFCYGVRRALKLTEGALRSCKKPVYTYGPLIHNRQVVEKLAQQNILALDNLEVIKEGCIVIRSHGVSPKVKKSLEEKVHVIDGTCPYVAKVQKIIPELQNQGYQVVILGDRLHPEVQGLVGWSDSQAIVVESIDDALELKAFPKIALVAQTTQQQKNLQAIADILNNKCKEFQVFNTICLATKERQEEARKLAENVDVMLVVGGNNSSNTKKLASICLSTGTPTYQIEDASELQSQWFLNIKTVGVAAGASTPDWIIEEVVQKMEEFNDVKEIQKGDIVEGTVAQIKDNEVLLDFGGKSEGVIPLTELSIKNIAHPAEVLKVGDKVTALVIRVENEEGHSVLSKKRVDRQLAWDRLASALENQEEISAEVTEVVNGGVLVDVGIRGFVPASLLERGYVEDLKSYVGKKLRLRVIEIDKEKNKVVLSQKAILDEEFNRLRVETLNNLNVGEIRKGIVRRLTDFGAFVDIGGVDGLLHVSEIAWNRIDHPREVLHEGQEVEVKILKVDREKGKVSLSIKEALPNPWDKVAEKYKVGAIVHGKVLRIAPFGVFVSLEPGVEGLVHISQLANHHVNKAEEVVSIGQELELKVLNVDLNAQKIGLSLKAVQNDREKKVQEEVLREYKTNETNVTLGDVFGDLFTKKHE, via the coding sequence ATGCTACATATTATTGTTGCTAAAAAATCGGGTTTTTGCTATGGTGTTCGTCGTGCTTTAAAATTGACCGAAGGTGCACTTCGTAGTTGCAAAAAACCCGTTTATACATATGGCCCTTTAATTCATAATCGCCAAGTAGTTGAAAAGCTAGCACAGCAAAATATTTTAGCATTAGATAATTTGGAGGTTATTAAGGAAGGGTGCATTGTTATACGTTCCCATGGAGTTAGTCCAAAAGTAAAAAAATCATTAGAGGAAAAGGTTCATGTTATTGATGGAACTTGTCCCTATGTTGCGAAAGTACAAAAAATTATACCTGAACTGCAAAATCAAGGGTATCAAGTCGTAATTTTAGGGGATAGATTACACCCAGAGGTACAGGGGTTAGTGGGTTGGTCTGATAGCCAAGCAATTGTTGTGGAGAGTATTGATGATGCTTTAGAATTAAAAGCGTTTCCCAAAATTGCTTTAGTCGCACAAACTACCCAGCAACAAAAAAATCTGCAGGCCATAGCTGACATTTTAAATAACAAATGCAAGGAATTTCAAGTTTTCAACACTATTTGCCTAGCAACAAAGGAAAGGCAGGAAGAAGCTCGGAAATTAGCTGAGAATGTTGATGTAATGTTGGTTGTTGGCGGCAATAATAGTTCTAACACTAAAAAATTAGCAAGTATTTGCCTGAGCACTGGGACTCCTACATATCAGATTGAGGATGCTTCGGAGTTACAGTCTCAGTGGTTTTTAAATATAAAGACAGTAGGGGTTGCCGCTGGTGCTTCTACGCCAGATTGGATTATTGAGGAGGTTGTACAAAAGATGGAAGAGTTTAACGATGTAAAAGAAATTCAAAAAGGTGATATCGTGGAAGGAACCGTTGCCCAAATTAAGGACAACGAGGTTTTGCTAGATTTTGGTGGTAAATCTGAGGGAGTAATACCTCTAACGGAATTATCTATAAAGAATATAGCTCATCCAGCAGAAGTTCTAAAAGTTGGCGATAAGGTTACAGCCCTAGTTATACGTGTGGAAAACGAAGAGGGGCATTCTGTATTGTCAAAGAAAAGAGTTGATCGACAATTAGCTTGGGATCGATTGGCATCTGCTCTGGAAAATCAGGAAGAAATTTCGGCTGAAGTAACAGAAGTTGTCAATGGAGGAGTTTTAGTAGATGTTGGAATAAGGGGTTTTGTTCCTGCATCTTTACTGGAAAGAGGTTATGTGGAAGATTTAAAGTCATACGTTGGTAAAAAGTTAAGATTAAGAGTCATTGAAATTGACAAGGAAAAAAACAAAGTTGTATTATCTCAAAAAGCAATTTTGGATGAAGAATTTAATCGTTTACGGGTAGAAACATTGAATAATTTAAACGTTGGAGAAATTCGTAAAGGAATTGTGCGACGTTTAACGGATTTTGGTGCCTTTGTGGATATTGGTGGCGTTGATGGATTGCTACATGTTTCTGAAATAGCCTGGAACAGAATAGACCATCCCAGAGAAGTTTTACATGAGGGACAAGAGGTTGAGGTTAAGATTTTGAAAGTAGATCGAGAAAAAGGCAAAGTTTCTCTGAGCATCAAAGAAGCATTGCCTAACCCATGGGATAAAGTAGCAGAAAAATATAAAGTAGGTGCTATTGTTCATGGAAAAGTACTTAGAATAGCACCCTTTGGTGTTTTTGTAAGTTTAGAACCCGGTGTTGAGGGTCTTGTTCATATTTCCCAACTGGCAAACCACCATGTAAATAAAGCAGAAGAAGTAGTTAGTATTGGCCAAGAACTAGAGTTAAAAGTACTAAATGTTGACTTAAATGCTCAAAAAATTGGTTTAAGCTTAAAAGCTGTTCAGAATGATCGGGAAAAGAAAGTTCAAGAAGAAGTTTTAAGAGAATATAAGACAAATGAAACCAATGTTACGTTGGGAGACGTTTTTGGTGACTTATTTACAAAAAAGCATGAATAA
- the fni gene encoding type 2 isopentenyl-diphosphate Delta-isomerase — translation MTYLQKSMNNNNLREKRKLDHIKLALELPTGPVENGFSDIHLIHNALPEVNYADVDLTCTWLGKRLKAPLIINAITGGAQETQSINGALARTAGKLGIAMAVGSQTSALNNNELKKTYSIARQENPAGLLLANVGALVSWEKALSAVEMIEADGLQIHLNSLQELLMPEGDRSFKGILHNIAEIIARCPVPVIVKEVGFGISMDVGRSLFEVGVKEIDISGLGGTNFAAIEIARSKQKFTEDFITWGIPTAKSILEIANLNLPLQIIASGGIVNGIEIAKALRIGATMVGIAGRALKFLLEKNEADLYSYIEDIITELKMTLLLTGSENIKCFRDVPIVVTGDTVEWIKQRKLNLRHLNINV, via the coding sequence GTGACTTATTTACAAAAAAGCATGAATAATAACAATTTAAGAGAAAAAAGAAAACTTGATCATATTAAACTTGCTTTAGAACTTCCGACAGGGCCAGTAGAAAATGGATTTTCTGACATACATCTTATTCATAATGCGTTGCCTGAAGTAAATTATGCTGATGTAGATCTTACTTGTACATGGCTTGGTAAAAGATTAAAGGCTCCTCTTATAATTAATGCTATTACAGGTGGAGCTCAAGAAACACAGAGTATAAATGGGGCTTTAGCAAGGACAGCAGGAAAATTAGGAATTGCTATGGCTGTTGGTTCACAGACATCAGCATTAAATAATAATGAATTGAAAAAAACTTATAGTATTGCCCGACAGGAAAATCCTGCCGGGTTATTGTTAGCCAATGTAGGAGCTCTCGTTTCTTGGGAAAAAGCTCTAAGTGCAGTTGAAATGATTGAAGCTGATGGATTACAAATTCACCTTAATTCACTTCAAGAATTGCTTATGCCGGAAGGAGATAGATCTTTTAAGGGAATTTTACACAATATTGCAGAAATAATCGCCAGATGCCCTGTTCCAGTAATAGTTAAGGAAGTAGGATTTGGAATTTCAATGGATGTAGGCCGCAGCTTATTTGAAGTAGGTGTTAAAGAGATAGATATTAGTGGTTTAGGTGGTACAAACTTTGCTGCCATTGAAATAGCTAGGTCAAAGCAAAAGTTTACCGAGGATTTCATAACTTGGGGAATTCCAACTGCCAAAAGCATACTGGAAATAGCAAATTTAAATTTGCCTTTACAAATAATTGCTTCAGGTGGTATTGTTAATGGAATAGAAATTGCAAAAGCATTACGAATTGGAGCAACTATGGTTGGAATAGCAGGAAGAGCCTTGAAATTCTTATTAGAAAAAAATGAAGCAGATTTATATTCATATATTGAGGATATAATTACTGAATTGAAAATGACCTTACTCTTAACCGGCAGTGAGAACATTAAGTGCTTCCGTGATGTTCCTATAGTTGTTACGGGTGATACTGTTGAATGGATTAAACAGAGAAAGCTAAACTTAAGACATTTGAATATTAATGTATGA
- a CDS encoding DUF1614 domain-containing protein, with the protein MTGFPVGMIALLIISILVYFGLAHRVLDRMRLTDKAALVILLGIIVGSFINIPLYSGQTNASINVGGGIVPIALAIYVLSKAGTAKEWIRAIGATIVTAAVVYFISSTLMSGDPWQTGTDFIDPLYVIPIVAGLTAYIVGRSRRSAFIAATLGVLTLDIISFIRLISTGTRGTINIGGAGAFDAIILSGIIAVLLAEIIGETRERLQGGPASENRPSELIEGLEDIKTEKYDAQPAFKRDLKDAERNDKEEGEK; encoded by the coding sequence ATGACAGGTTTCCCTGTAGGGATGATTGCATTACTAATAATATCTATACTTGTATATTTTGGTTTAGCACACCGAGTATTAGACAGAATGAGGTTAACTGATAAGGCAGCTTTGGTTATTTTATTGGGTATTATTGTAGGAAGTTTTATAAACATACCACTTTATTCAGGACAAACTAATGCTTCGATAAATGTTGGTGGCGGTATTGTACCGATTGCATTAGCTATTTACGTTCTAAGCAAGGCTGGAACGGCGAAAGAATGGATTAGAGCTATTGGAGCTACCATAGTGACAGCAGCAGTTGTATATTTTATTAGTTCAACTTTAATGAGTGGAGATCCATGGCAGACAGGAACTGATTTTATTGATCCCCTTTATGTTATTCCAATTGTTGCAGGTTTAACTGCTTACATAGTAGGTCGTTCTAGACGCTCAGCATTTATTGCGGCTACATTAGGTGTGTTAACACTGGACATTATTTCTTTTATTCGCTTAATTAGTACAGGAACTCGAGGCACAATTAATATAGGTGGAGCCGGGGCATTTGATGCCATTATTTTGTCAGGGATTATTGCAGTTTTATTGGCAGAAATAATTGGTGAAACTAGAGAAAGACTACAGGGAGGTCCTGCCTCAGAAAATAGGCCTTCCGAATTAATTGAAGGGCTGGAAGATATAAAAACAGAAAAGTACGATGCTCAACCTGCTTTCAAAAGGGATCTTAAAGATGCTGAGAGAAATGACAAGGAGGAGGGAGAAAAATGA
- the spoIIP gene encoding stage II sporulation protein P translates to MKVNKKVRISLILSMFILGSFFLGKVAQNYYKQTQQDAAVINLPGIGFWENEREDGGYFTIVDQKGKILDKTARVVYVGDRFIAEDNKEYRIDKIVKDRAIATLIAQDALAGFHNLSLPVDTKNNSNNLIAIYHTHSAESYVPTDGTDSIPGNGGIFKVGDTATATFEREGLAVEHSKRSHEPRDSQAYIRSRRTAVQLLKDRPAAIIDIHRDGVPDPDFYKGKISGNSLAKIRIVVGRQNQNMQANLDFAKQVKAGIDKIYPGLVKGIFMAKGNYNQDLSPRSMLIEVGTHTNDRYRAENGIKLFADALPQVLGLSTGTTTPNQTGYTKTPANKGDWSALWWVLGIALIGGAAFLFISTGSLKGAADKLRQFSSTEWANFLGSLPRKRNNEDKIRKEEDLNKK, encoded by the coding sequence ATGAAAGTAAACAAAAAAGTTCGAATATCATTGATATTATCAATGTTTATTCTGGGCAGTTTCTTTTTGGGAAAAGTAGCTCAAAACTATTATAAGCAAACGCAACAAGATGCTGCTGTAATAAATTTACCTGGAATAGGATTTTGGGAAAATGAAAGGGAAGATGGCGGATATTTTACTATTGTAGATCAAAAAGGTAAGATACTTGATAAAACTGCACGAGTCGTGTATGTGGGAGATCGATTTATAGCAGAAGATAATAAAGAATATAGAATTGACAAAATTGTTAAGGATCGGGCAATAGCAACATTAATTGCTCAGGATGCGTTAGCGGGGTTTCATAACTTAAGTTTACCAGTTGATACAAAAAATAATAGTAATAATTTAATAGCAATCTACCACACACACTCAGCTGAATCTTATGTACCTACTGATGGGACGGATAGTATTCCGGGTAATGGTGGAATTTTTAAAGTAGGTGACACGGCAACAGCTACTTTTGAACGAGAGGGTCTTGCTGTAGAGCATAGTAAAAGATCTCACGAACCGAGAGATTCCCAGGCATATATTCGTTCTCGCCGAACGGCCGTTCAACTGTTAAAAGATCGACCGGCAGCAATTATTGATATTCACCGTGATGGTGTTCCTGATCCAGATTTCTATAAAGGAAAAATTTCAGGTAACTCTTTAGCTAAAATCCGTATAGTAGTAGGAAGACAAAATCAAAATATGCAGGCTAATTTAGATTTTGCAAAGCAGGTAAAAGCTGGAATAGATAAAATTTATCCTGGCCTTGTAAAAGGCATTTTTATGGCAAAAGGAAATTATAATCAGGATTTATCGCCTCGTTCTATGCTAATTGAAGTAGGTACCCATACTAATGATAGATATAGGGCGGAAAATGGTATAAAACTATTTGCTGATGCTCTACCTCAAGTATTAGGTTTATCAACAGGTACAACTACACCTAATCAAACTGGTTATACAAAAACTCCTGCCAATAAAGGTGACTGGTCAGCTTTATGGTGGGTGTTAGGGATAGCTTTAATAGGTGGTGCTGCCTTTTTATTCATTAGCACAGGCAGTCTTAAAGGAGCTGCTGATAAGCTTAGACAATTCTCATCTACGGAATGGGCAAACTTTTTAGGTAGTTTACCAAGGAAAAGAAATAATGAAGATAAAATAAGAAAGGAAGAAGACCTGAACAAAAAGTAA
- a CDS encoding DUF3189 family protein, translated as MNIIYHCFGGAHSSVTAAAIHLGLLSTTHIPSVTELMKVPFFDYQINADHGQFRLMGTDELGNKVFFIGRRNLAVNFEILIKGLVEMNNLSQKDFILINTMPLVNWKMVVGGFLSRGLQTPRLGRPIVLKGVQHSFFKYVGLVENVKRIYINK; from the coding sequence ATGAACATTATTTATCACTGCTTTGGAGGTGCCCATTCTTCAGTTACGGCGGCAGCAATACATTTAGGGTTGCTTTCAACTACACATATTCCATCTGTTACTGAATTAATGAAAGTACCTTTCTTTGATTATCAAATAAACGCTGATCATGGGCAATTTCGTTTAATGGGAACTGACGAATTGGGCAATAAAGTTTTTTTTATAGGTCGCAGAAACTTAGCAGTTAATTTTGAAATTTTAATTAAAGGGTTAGTGGAAATGAATAATCTGTCGCAAAAGGACTTTATTCTAATTAATACAATGCCATTAGTTAATTGGAAGATGGTTGTAGGAGGTTTTCTTTCCAGAGGACTTCAAACACCTAGACTTGGACGTCCAATCGTTCTTAAAGGTGTTCAGCATTCTTTTTTTAAATATGTAGGATTAGTAGAAAATGTAAAAAGAATTTACATAAATAAGTAA
- a CDS encoding DUF3189 family protein, which yields MKIIYYCQTGKYGALAAAGLHLQIIDSKISYKGFRKYIKEYNIKPYLTYYFGIDGDGNEIYALEAKIEKKLVHKILYSFQDTFCSNKDIKSIDAFPKNYFLLFVLSKIFSLPILNCFNFIFNTSIIWMNLSFIKKQVLKP from the coding sequence TTGAAAATAATTTACTATTGTCAAACAGGAAAGTATGGTGCTTTAGCTGCTGCCGGTTTGCATTTGCAAATTATTGATAGTAAGATCAGTTATAAAGGATTTCGCAAATACATTAAAGAATATAATATAAAACCTTATTTAACATATTATTTCGGAATTGATGGGGATGGCAACGAAATCTATGCTTTAGAGGCTAAAATTGAAAAAAAATTAGTACATAAAATACTATATAGCTTTCAAGATACATTTTGTTCAAATAAAGACATTAAGTCCATAGATGCATTTCCGAAGAATTACTTTTTATTGTTTGTATTATCAAAAATTTTTTCTTTACCTATTTTAAATTGTTTTAATTTTATATTTAATACTTCAATTATTTGGATGAATCTTTCATTTATAAAAAAACAAGTGCTTAAGCCTTAA